The DNA region ttatagttatattcctagtaagatagcaattaatcgctttcgtttaactatgttacgacgtataattatattcctagggttataactatataacggctttatctatcttactgcgacatatatacctagaaagtacccaaaacttgaatatatttagtataacattttatctgagaatgaattcgttttaatccataggcaaccctatcatccgacgctgcgcacgtgcggctcgtttctttgttagaattttgtaggcatttaaaaaggcggcatttcgtgaacattaAAGCaatgggccttctgtacttgtactattatatattctgtgatattacgTAAAACCACagcataataaagagtactactgTAACTGTACAGTATGACGAGAAATGTGCTTCCCTGCTTCCCGCGGAAGGTGccacccacccgctctcggttatctcacagttaccgcctgtcaagaaaaCGACCAGCCTACCTgttatatctcactcatacaagcatagtacgcgttcgtacttgtactaatatttattctgtgcttatacgagcttagactgtgtgcgtagtaaccatagctgggcaccgttaatcaaatagttaacttcgttaatcgctaatccgttactaaaaaagttaacttcgttaatcgttaaagcgatacatttcgacaaatttaacgtaagttaaagttaatcgttaatccgttaacacgtgaaaaaaaatgaacttttctttaaatatttagttgcatcagtatccactataacgtattatatttctgtaaaaggccgaaacagtacagctagcctattgaactcaaggctgcacgtggaaggcagtgatcgcctgagctactgccaagagctgtgtcaggagagatgctggcggtgacgggactgttgtggcactttgggcggtagaggctagggaagcgaatgtggtcgtaaatagggctcgaatttgccgccctatcactacaacagtcgccatggtaaagcttaggattcaccgaatcaaagttagtaaaagcaaatccacgtgaagaatacttttttaggtaataatttcggacttttagcaatcgacatcggtaaaatctaagatttaccggcaaatcataggatttgccgtacttcgggcttttatagtagcgttcagaacgtatTTTTCGCAGCGTAGAtagcgcctgtgccctactagattaacgattaacggactcggagaaatttaacggaagttaacgagtccgttaacattttttcaagttaacttaaaagttaatccgttaatcgaaatgttaacttcgttaattaacgattaacggattaacgagttaatgcccagctatggtagtaacgcgcttctttcatttTGATCGCCACTGACGGAGCATTGAGGAGGGCCTACCGCaaaccatcatcatcctccttgcgttatcccggcatttgccacggctcatgggagctgttcgctgtgacaactaatcccaagatttggcgtaggcaatagttttacgaaagtgactgccatctgatcttccaacccaaagggcaatcacgccttattggaattagtccggtttcctcacgatgttttccttcagcgaaaagctactggcaaatatcaaatgacatttcgcacataagttccgaaaacctTATTGGTatgagccgggattcgaacccgcgacctccggattgaaagtcgcacgctcttaccgctaggccaccagcgcttcaggGCCTACCGCAAACCATGTTTGACGTTAATATTGCCTCTTTGTTGCACTTGCAAATCCGCAAGTAAGTGAATCGTGGTTAACCCTCTGTAAACAAACCGCTTTGACGCATCATTTCATAGGcagaacataaaaaaaacactgtCACAGtgaatagacacacacacacatacacgtACGGATTTGTCCGCCGAGCAAGCTTCGGATCTGATCCGCGATTAGCCATTGGTCCGCCGGGCAAGGCTgggatcaggccccgtagccgaatggcatttctccgacgccaaacgaaagcgatacgccgctggctctgtcgcgccaatacgcaagcgcgatagagatagatatctactagcgcttcgtttcgtgagcgtttgtgccattcggctagccaccctgatccgCGGCTTGCCCAGCGGACAAATCCTAGGCGAATATCCTTGCTCGTATAAGTATAAGGTGCGATCCGGCGGGCATATCCGCGCTACACACACACGCGTGGGCAACCGACAGATTTGCCCGGCCCGTGCCCGATCTGTTGGTTTTGAGCACGGCCAGCGCTGCGGACGAGTACCCGGCAGGCAAATCCGTGTCTATTTCTTGCCACATACGGACGGATGTCCCCGCCGGGCAAATCATACGTGTACAGCTATCTAATAACGTGATAGTCAGTTTGTTATTAAATACGTCCACTGTTAGGTTTAATTGCCTCTTGACAAGGAAAAATATAGCCATTTAAGTCAACTGTATGGGATTTTTAGTCAGTGTGAAcaattattatataaatataggtTAATTTACTGGCTTTTGCCCGTGGATTTGCTAGCCTAGCGGATTTCAATGCTGTTATTAATCCTTATTAACTGTTCCATCTGACTTGAGACCTATATGAAGGAATATTATTATTCCCTTAACGCGACAATGCTGCGCCAAAATTGTTGGAAAAGTTGCGATGTCTGATGATAAAATAGGAAGTGTAAGATCATTTTTCCAATGTTCTCTCATAAATGTTTCCAAAGCaatgtttattaattaataaaagtaaaattttacgaCAAGTATCAAACATAAAACAATACATTATTCGTATTTGCCTTACGAAGCATTGTTTTCTTTCCTCTTCTCATTCTTGACCTCGAACGTGTTTCATCTACAAAATTGTCTGGTTCACTTGCAATATCATTATCGTCAACAGCTTCATCATCGTCATTACCATCACTAATGTCATTACcgtcatcatcgtcatcactggTATCACTATCATATTTTTCTCCATCATCTCTTCCagcatcatcttcatcactaacACTGGTATCACCTTCATACCTATCAAAAATCATCTTCCTTACTTCATGACTGGTATCTGTATCTATTTCTTCATTTTTATCTTGAATTGCATTTCCAATAAGTTGTTTGAAAATATCAGGTATTAGTTTTTGATTTTGTCTGATtggtaaaattaaaatctttgGTTTGTCAATGTGATCTAGATCTAATCCCGGTAGAAGCGTAGCAGGAGCTGTTTTTGTTTTCTGGTTGGAATAAGAGTCATCCTTCCACTCGGGATTTTCACggatttcatatatttgtattctTGGCAAGTAAGGCCTAGATTCTATGTACGTAGTTTGTGTAGTGATGGCAACCACTGTAAAGAGAAGACGATAAAAAAAGAACTGTTAATTGTTTTGTTACGAGTACTTTGCGGTTtacgaaaatataataaaaatactaaGCGTATCCTTAGCTTATCAAATAATTATagatatacctaaatattctTATCAAATAATTATAGATATACCTGAATATTAGAGACACCTAAATATTCTGATTAAATCTTACCAACGATAACAAAAATGGAAATCTTCATATCAAAAATccaaaattaatttattgtgtCCAAGTAAACTTCTATTATAAATATGATGTAAATCATTTCTTTTACTGCAATTTTATTACTTGGCTCGATTTAGCCATCGCCCTAGAGATTGGGAGGTCGTAAATAaagaatttaatttactttacgACTCTCAGCTttatgaaagtatttttaataactataaagTCAGGAAAAGCAATTATTTCTTTAGTCCTCCGACACTTTTTAGGTAATGCCtaaagtatgaaaaaaaaatcacttaatTTAATACTGATTATTAACTAACATGTCTTTTTTGGTTTGCCTTTGTGTTTTTCTATTATACTTAGAGTATTATTCGAGTATAGGTACGTTTAACGTTGTACCCACAAGCCTTGTTCagcttaccgtaggactcaTTCAATATGTGTTAtaatgtcctacaatatttattttatttttatcgatGATTGGATTTCTCTCAGATATacggtacctacctaaattaaacaataaaaaaattagtCTTAAATTACCATTATTTCGATAATTTTGGAAGGCGCTATGACTGATCTAAATAAAGACTTCTTTTATTTCCATCACACATaggtttttaataataacaTCTTTGCTGATTACACATTGCGCTAAAACCTTTGATTTCACCAAAGTATATTACGCTAACGATAACTGAGACTAATTTGACTCTCAACTAAAATGGAGTGAAAATTTAATTAAACCTAATAGCAAAATAGCGAGCCGTCGAGTCGATACAAATTATACAATTGACTGGCGACAGAGAAACGCTCTCAGCTCGAATAACAGACTATTTATGGACGTCATTTATAACTGTTTGCTTATGGATAGAAGGCTATTGCCTCTACTATGAGTTCATGACATTTTagaatcatcatcattggcaTTACGTCTATTGAAGACGGTTTATGGTGTAACATTCGAGAGGCACCACTTTGGTGACTTAATAGACCGATAAGAGACAGATATACTTAGTCTACCGagggccccgtagccaaatggcatttctgcaatgccaaacgccgcagaaatgctgtcagcgatagagatagattgcatgTCTGTGGTGGCTACagcatttctcgaagctacaagttacaatttacaagcggttgtcaatgtctaatatgacaagttgtaaagagacttccgcttgtaacttgtaactttcggTTTTGAGACATGGGCCCCTGGTCTGACAAGAGTTTGAGGAAATTGGCGCTGAAACACGTCGCGCGTCGCTTAATATGTCTCTTAACAGCAAGTGCAGCAAACCATGTCTCATCTCATCAAAAATTCTGCGACCCTCCAAAAAGCATTTGTGCCACTTCGTTCGTCATTCTGCTACCCTTTCCCAGTATCGGGCGTCAATATGAATGGCATGATGTTCCTTTTTACGCAGTTTTTACATAtgttcatacatacctacatacatacataggtataaaTGTGATGTCAAAGAAAAAGTCAAATATCAAAAGTGAGACCAAAATTGGACCAATTAagtaatttgaaccttattgggAGTACTAAAATGAGGAAAATCTAAATGTCTATAAaataagaaactgactgacataaCAACtcacagccgaaaccactgcTCCTAGAGATTCAGGCACGTAGGTTCATTATAACATGTAGCTCTGTAGCAcaaagaaaggatttttcaaaatgaaCCTCCTAAGGGGCTgcaatgggggtccaaagttagACTTTAGAAGCCGagggaaaagctagtataattCCCCAACCCTAAATAATATaaagcccaactggggaagtatctccgccttacagaagaccgcagccaaa from Leguminivora glycinivorella isolate SPB_JAAS2020 chromosome 14, LegGlyc_1.1, whole genome shotgun sequence includes:
- the LOC125233691 gene encoding pheromone-processing carboxypeptidase KEX1-like, whose amino-acid sequence is MKISIFVIVVVAITTQTTYIESRPYLPRIQIYEIRENPEWKDDSYSNQKTKTAPATLLPGLDLDHIDKPKILILPIRQNQKLIPDIFKQLIGNAIQDKNEEIDTDTSHEVRKMIFDRYEGDTSVSDEDDAGRDDGEKYDSDTSDDDDDGNDISDGNDDDEAVDDNDIASEPDNFVDETRSRSRMRRGKKTMLRKANTNNVLFYV